A stretch of the Chloroflexota bacterium genome encodes the following:
- a CDS encoding GNAT family N-acetyltransferase, giving the protein MLIEPFDPRRADERTVAAYNALMNVIRDERFPNDPPFSAADERRQMESHLAFIDVWQWGAWAGERMIGAGTALVMRDDSNRHILSGRIDILPAYRRQGMGRQLLAHIADVARAEGRRLIYLETYATVPAGEAFARRLGGGLGMTERISQLDLRAVDRGLIQTWLSAGAALAPEFALEFRAGFPDDADLPRVADVWNVMNSAPRESMDMEDEVMTPAKVRDIARSVTARGGEHWGYYARHMPTGVFAAFSETCWHPAMPAPVEQWATGVRPEFRGRGLARWLKAAMIDRIHRERPAVRYVRTENAGSNEGMLAINTALGFRPYVDRYYWHVETQGALDYLAASMAIG; this is encoded by the coding sequence ATGCTGATCGAGCCTTTCGACCCGCGGCGCGCCGATGAGCGCACGGTGGCCGCGTACAATGCGCTGATGAACGTGATTCGCGATGAGCGGTTCCCGAACGACCCGCCGTTCAGCGCGGCCGATGAGCGGCGCCAGATGGAAAGCCACCTGGCATTCATCGATGTGTGGCAATGGGGTGCCTGGGCCGGCGAGCGGATGATCGGCGCGGGCACGGCGCTCGTCATGCGCGACGACAGTAACCGGCACATCCTCAGCGGGCGGATTGACATTCTGCCGGCGTACCGCCGCCAGGGCATGGGCCGCCAGTTGCTGGCGCACATCGCCGACGTCGCGCGGGCGGAAGGGCGGCGGCTGATCTACCTCGAGACGTATGCGACGGTGCCGGCCGGCGAAGCGTTTGCGCGCCGGCTTGGCGGCGGGCTGGGCATGACCGAGCGCATCAGCCAACTGGACCTGCGCGCCGTCGACCGGGGCCTGATTCAGACTTGGCTGTCTGCCGGCGCCGCGCTGGCGCCGGAGTTCGCGCTGGAGTTCCGCGCCGGCTTTCCCGACGATGCCGACCTGCCGCGCGTGGCCGACGTCTGGAATGTGATGAACAGCGCGCCGCGCGAGTCCATGGACATGGAAGACGAGGTGATGACGCCGGCGAAGGTGCGCGACATCGCCCGTTCGGTGACGGCGCGCGGCGGCGAGCACTGGGGCTACTACGCGCGGCACATGCCGACCGGCGTCTTCGCGGCATTCAGCGAAACATGCTGGCACCCGGCCATGCCGGCGCCGGTCGAGCAATGGGCGACCGGCGTACGCCCGGAGTTCCGCGGGCGCGGACTGGCGCGCTGGTTGAAGGCGGCGATGATCGACCGCATCCACCGTGAGCGGCCGGCGGTCCGCTATGTGCGGACCGAGAATGCCGGTTCCAACGAGGGCATGCTGGCGATCAACACGGCGCTTGGGTTCCGCCCGTATGTTGACCGGTACTACTGGCATGTTGAGACGCAAGGTGCGCTGGATTACCTGGCTGCCTCGATGGCTATCGGTTAG
- a CDS encoding GNAT family N-acetyltransferase has protein sequence MTRFEITRADPRNMTDAEYAAVHELDTLLDAERLPGDPPVPYAEMVQGMRNIPAFVDVTAWGVRDSNSGRLVGTGDIGVTRLEQNRHLAEFNINVHPDYRRQGIARRLLPLIVERARTEQRTLLQGNSNSNVPAGEAFLRRIGATLGLSMHTNQLMLTDLNRALLAEWLELGRQLTAEFELAFWDGDYPEADLPSLADLHNVMNDQPREDLHVEDWHITPQMLRDFERSWTAHGGSHWTLAARHHESGELAGFTDVIWYPSHPELLNQGNTGVWPRYRNRGIGRWLKAAMLDKVMRERPSITKVRTSNAFSNAPMLKLNHALGFKLHHASLAWQVPVERVEAYLAMAAGR, from the coding sequence ATGACTCGCTTTGAGATTACGCGGGCCGATCCGCGCAACATGACGGACGCGGAGTACGCCGCCGTGCACGAACTGGACACGCTGCTGGACGCGGAACGGCTACCCGGCGATCCGCCGGTGCCGTACGCTGAAATGGTTCAGGGCATGCGCAACATCCCGGCCTTCGTGGACGTTACAGCCTGGGGCGTGCGCGATTCGAATAGCGGCCGGCTAGTGGGCACTGGCGATATCGGCGTCACGCGGCTGGAGCAGAATCGCCACCTCGCCGAGTTCAACATCAATGTGCATCCAGACTACCGTCGCCAGGGCATCGCGCGGCGGCTGCTGCCGCTGATTGTGGAGCGCGCGCGCACCGAACAGCGCACGCTGCTGCAGGGCAACAGCAACAGCAACGTTCCGGCCGGCGAGGCGTTCCTGCGGCGCATCGGCGCAACGCTCGGGCTGTCGATGCACACCAACCAGCTCATGCTTACCGACCTGAACCGCGCCCTGCTGGCCGAGTGGCTGGAACTGGGGCGTCAACTGACGGCGGAGTTCGAATTGGCGTTCTGGGACGGCGACTACCCCGAAGCCGACTTGCCATCACTCGCCGACCTGCATAACGTCATGAATGATCAACCGAGGGAAGACCTGCATGTGGAGGATTGGCACATCACACCGCAGATGCTGCGGGATTTCGAGCGGTCGTGGACGGCACACGGCGGATCGCACTGGACGCTGGCCGCGCGCCATCACGAAAGCGGCGAGCTGGCCGGTTTCACCGACGTGATCTGGTACCCCAGCCACCCGGAGTTGCTGAACCAGGGCAACACCGGCGTCTGGCCGCGCTATCGCAATCGTGGCATCGGTCGCTGGCTGAAGGCGGCGATGCTCGACAAAGTCATGCGCGAGCGCCCGTCGATCACGAAGGTGCGGACCAGCAACGCATTTTCGAATGCGCCGATGCTGAAGCTGAATCACGCGCTCGGCTTCAAGCTGCATCACGCCAGCCTGGCCTGGCAGGTGCCGGTCGAGCGCGTCGAAGCGTACCTGGCGATGGCGGCCGGGCGCTGA
- a CDS encoding DinB family protein: MIPEVKKLADKMQAARAKLIDVLESASEAQRKALIYEEGWNLYDLLSHIATAENENVRFLSDVIAADGARHQPRENVSDVNEWNAQAVAGQRGLTWAERMAALQAARATTLAVLEGVDAAAFAHRGTHAVWGEKDVSALVKILYLHDIMHRNDIVSKLKAGAA, translated from the coding sequence ATGATTCCTGAAGTCAAAAAGCTGGCCGACAAAATGCAGGCCGCACGGGCGAAGCTGATCGACGTGCTTGAGTCCGCGAGCGAGGCGCAGCGCAAAGCGCTGATCTACGAGGAAGGCTGGAACCTGTACGATCTGCTGTCGCACATTGCGACCGCCGAGAACGAGAATGTCCGCTTCCTGTCGGACGTCATCGCCGCGGATGGCGCGCGCCACCAGCCGCGTGAGAACGTCAGCGATGTGAACGAGTGGAACGCGCAGGCCGTCGCCGGCCAGCGCGGCCTGACATGGGCCGAGCGCATGGCGGCATTACAGGCGGCGCGCGCCACTACGCTCGCCGTGCTGGAGGGCGTCGACGCGGCGGCGTTCGCGCACCGCGGGACGCACGCGGTCTGGGGCGAGAAGGATGTCTCCGCGCTGGTGAAAATCCTATACCTGCACGACATCATGCACCGCAACGATATTGTCAGCAAGCTCAAGGCGGGCGCCGCGTGA
- a CDS encoding metallopeptidase family protein, translating into MRNVEVVIELWPSARTLRDAGVPRDETLFGLYEGIPLTERTSAYGNVLPDKITIFQGPIEAACDSEDDVRAEVSHTVVHEFAHFFGIGDEQLRRWGVY; encoded by the coding sequence ATGCGCAACGTCGAAGTTGTGATCGAGTTGTGGCCGTCGGCGCGGACGCTGCGCGATGCCGGCGTGCCGCGTGACGAGACACTCTTCGGATTGTACGAAGGTATTCCGTTGACCGAGCGCACGTCTGCGTATGGTAACGTGCTACCTGACAAGATCACCATCTTCCAGGGACCGATCGAAGCGGCCTGCGACAGCGAGGACGATGTGCGCGCCGAGGTGAGCCATACCGTCGTTCACGAGTTTGCCCACTTCTTCGGCATCGGCGACGAGCAACTGCGCCGCTGGGGGGTGTATTAA